In one Maniola hyperantus chromosome 6, iAphHyp1.2, whole genome shotgun sequence genomic region, the following are encoded:
- the LOC117983002 gene encoding cytochrome b5-like, with protein sequence MSEQSELKRFTRKGLAERNTKTDAVFVIDNVVYDVTKFLDDHPGGHEVLLNVAGKDASEDFDDVGHSTDAKEMMKKYIIGELVEEDKVPPKRKEFKWSETDSQSNKDGSFLTSWKFPVVLGLVMTVLYSYLFG encoded by the coding sequence ATGTCTGAACAGTCGGAGCTAAAACGATTCACGCGCAAGGGACTCGCGGAAAGAAATACGAAGACGGATGCAGTGTTCGTCATCGACAACGTAGTGTACGATGTAACTAAATTCCTAGACGACCACCCTGGAGGTCACGAAGTACTCCTAAACGTTGCTGGGAAGGACGCAAGCGAGGATTTCGACGACGTAGGCCACAGCACCGACGCCAAAGAAATGATGAAGAAGTATATTATCGGCGAACTGGTAGAAGAAGACAAAGTGCCCCCGAAAAGAAAAGAGTTTAAATGGTCGGAAACTGACTCCCAGTCGAACAAGGATGGCAGTTTTCTAACATCGTGGAAGTTCCCCGTAGTGTTAGGACTCGTGATGACAGTGCTGTATTCTTATCTATTCGGCTAG